The Plantibacter sp. Leaf314 genome includes a window with the following:
- a CDS encoding VOC family protein, translated as MVSYTDVFSGFSVDDIDAARSFYRDVLGLSVADNAMGFLDLSLPAGGSVLVYGKPDHVPASFTVLNFAVADIDAAVDELNARGVVTKLYPDEQLPTDPKGIMRGNGPDIAWFTDPAGNVLSVLSD; from the coding sequence ATGGTCTCGTACACGGATGTCTTCAGTGGATTCTCGGTCGACGACATCGACGCGGCCAGGTCGTTCTACCGCGATGTCCTCGGCCTCTCCGTCGCCGACAACGCGATGGGGTTCCTCGACCTGTCGCTCCCTGCGGGCGGGTCGGTCCTCGTCTACGGCAAGCCCGACCACGTGCCGGCGTCCTTCACCGTCCTCAACTTCGCAGTCGCGGACATCGATGCGGCGGTCGACGAGCTGAACGCGCGCGGCGTGGTGACGAAGCTCTACCCGGACGAGCAGCTCCCGACCGACCCGAAGGGCATCATGCGCGGGAACGGGCCGGACATCGCCTGGTTCACCGACCCGGCGGGCAACGTGTTGTCGGTGCTCTCCGACTGA
- the pdhA gene encoding pyruvate dehydrogenase (acetyl-transferring) E1 component subunit alpha has protein sequence METHTQFPQDPDGAGGDARDRSPEDQAVRGPGPSDLVQLIDPDGHRREDALYDLFVADLGPDELLGLYEDMVVSRRIDTEATALQRQGEIGLWPPLLGQEAAQVGSARVLRPDDFVFTSYREQAVAYCRGVELDQLMAMWRGTALSGWDPYEVGMATPAVIIGAQTLHATGYAMGCQRDGADAVAVAYFGDGATSQGDVSEALVLAASFRAPVVFVCQNNQYAISEPVGLQAQRPIAERAPGFGVPSMRVDGNDVLAVTAAMRIAVDRARSGGGPTFIEAVTYRMGPHTTSDDPTRYRDEAEVASWRAKDPIVRVERLLDAAGVLDESARARVARVADDAAARVRAGCLALQAPDPLSVFDEVYTTPHPVLERQRDEYRSYLESFDGADGTGGVR, from the coding sequence ATGGAGACTCACACCCAATTCCCGCAGGATCCGGACGGAGCGGGAGGTGATGCACGCGACAGGTCTCCGGAGGATCAGGCGGTCAGGGGCCCGGGCCCGTCGGACCTCGTCCAGCTGATCGATCCTGACGGACACCGCCGGGAGGACGCACTCTACGACCTCTTCGTCGCCGACCTCGGGCCGGACGAGCTCCTCGGTCTGTACGAGGACATGGTGGTCAGCCGCCGGATCGACACCGAGGCGACCGCCCTGCAGCGACAGGGGGAGATCGGCCTCTGGCCGCCGTTGCTCGGGCAGGAGGCGGCGCAGGTCGGCTCGGCCCGCGTCCTGCGGCCGGACGATTTCGTCTTCACGAGCTATCGCGAGCAGGCGGTCGCCTACTGCCGGGGCGTCGAACTCGACCAGTTGATGGCCATGTGGCGCGGGACGGCCCTCTCGGGCTGGGACCCGTACGAGGTCGGGATGGCGACACCCGCCGTCATCATCGGCGCGCAGACACTGCATGCGACGGGCTACGCCATGGGCTGCCAGCGCGACGGCGCGGATGCCGTCGCCGTCGCCTACTTCGGTGACGGTGCCACGAGTCAGGGCGACGTCAGCGAGGCCCTCGTCCTGGCCGCGAGCTTCCGTGCACCCGTCGTCTTCGTCTGCCAGAACAACCAGTACGCGATCTCCGAGCCGGTGGGGCTGCAGGCGCAGCGCCCCATCGCGGAGCGGGCGCCGGGGTTCGGTGTGCCGAGCATGCGCGTCGACGGCAACGACGTGCTGGCCGTCACTGCGGCGATGCGCATCGCGGTGGACCGTGCCCGCTCCGGCGGCGGCCCGACCTTCATCGAGGCTGTGACGTACCGGATGGGGCCGCACACCACCTCCGACGACCCGACCCGGTATCGCGACGAGGCCGAAGTGGCCTCGTGGCGGGCGAAGGACCCCATCGTCCGGGTGGAACGGTTGCTCGACGCGGCCGGGGTCCTCGACGAGTCGGCTCGTGCACGGGTGGCCCGGGTCGCCGACGATGCCGCCGCACGGGTCCGTGCCGGGTGTCTCGCGCTGCAGGCGCCGGATCCGCTTTCCGTGTTCGACGAGGTCTACACGACGCCGCATCCGGTCCTCGAACGCCAACGGGACGAGTACCGCTCCTACCTCGAGTCGTTCGACGGCGCCGACGGGACAGGAGGCGTGCGATGA
- a CDS encoding alpha-ketoacid dehydrogenase subunit beta, with amino-acid sequence MTTLTLSKAINTGLHHALADDDRVLLLGEDIGRLGGVFRVTDGLQAEFGADRVIDMPLAESAIIGAAVGLAFRGFRPVCEIQFDGFIYPGFDQIVAQLAKLHYRTRGAVRMPVTIRVPYGGGIGAVEHHSESPEAYFAHTAGLRVVTCSDPQDAHTMIRQAIACDDPVLFFEPKRRYWTKGEVLEDLPTDPLAFTHARTVRSGRDATLVAYGPLVQTALDAAEAAADEGVDLEVIDLRSLAPIDVDAVVASVEKTGRLVVAHEAQRSGGIGAELAATITERCFDVLEEAPVRVTGFDTPYPASALEDHFLPDLDRILDGVDRAMGRRSSVPSSTGRAAARTAATTDEEGRR; translated from the coding sequence ATGACGACGCTGACCCTGAGCAAGGCGATCAACACCGGTCTCCACCATGCCCTCGCCGACGACGACCGCGTCCTCCTCCTCGGCGAGGACATCGGCCGTCTCGGCGGCGTGTTCCGGGTCACCGACGGCCTGCAGGCCGAGTTCGGGGCCGACCGCGTCATCGACATGCCGCTCGCGGAGTCGGCGATCATCGGTGCGGCCGTCGGACTCGCCTTCCGTGGTTTCCGGCCGGTGTGCGAGATCCAGTTCGACGGGTTCATCTACCCGGGGTTCGACCAGATCGTGGCGCAGTTGGCCAAGCTGCACTACCGCACGCGCGGGGCCGTGCGGATGCCCGTCACCATCCGGGTCCCCTACGGCGGGGGCATCGGCGCGGTCGAGCACCACTCCGAGTCGCCCGAGGCGTACTTCGCCCATACGGCCGGCCTCCGGGTGGTCACCTGCTCGGACCCGCAGGACGCGCACACGATGATCCGCCAGGCGATCGCCTGCGACGATCCGGTGCTGTTCTTCGAGCCGAAACGGCGGTACTGGACGAAGGGTGAGGTGCTCGAGGACCTGCCGACCGATCCGCTGGCCTTCACGCACGCTCGGACCGTCCGCTCGGGCCGTGACGCGACCCTGGTCGCCTACGGGCCGCTCGTGCAGACCGCGCTCGACGCCGCGGAGGCGGCTGCGGACGAGGGTGTCGACCTCGAGGTGATCGACCTGCGCTCCCTCGCCCCGATCGACGTCGACGCCGTCGTGGCGTCCGTCGAGAAGACCGGACGGCTCGTCGTCGCCCATGAGGCGCAGCGCTCCGGCGGGATCGGCGCCGAACTGGCAGCGACGATCACGGAACGCTGCTTCGACGTGCTCGAGGAGGCCCCGGTGCGGGTGACGGGATTCGACACGCCCTACCCGGCGTCGGCCCTCGAGGACCATTTCCTCCCGGACCTCGACCGCATCCTCGACGGCGTGGACCGGGCGATGGGGCGCCGGTCGTCGGTGCCGTCGTCCACCGGTCGGGCCGCGGCGCGGACCGCTGCGACGACGGACGAGGAGGGACGACGATGA
- a CDS encoding TetR/AcrR family transcriptional regulator, with amino-acid sequence MSDHEPSSSPATRVGRSEAKAARRAALLRSAAGLFAERGFSGVSMEDLGAAVGMSGPAVYRHFVSKQAVLAALLVGVSQDLLDGGTAEVERSPDAGQALHALVSFHVAFALEHPDVIRIQDHDLDSLAPDDRRTVRTLQRRYVERWVDVLHALHPSTSTAALRIRALAGFGLINSTPHSASLGRNDAGAVDRDAIRSTLERMAVAALSTP; translated from the coding sequence ATGTCCGACCACGAGCCGTCGTCGTCGCCCGCCACACGCGTCGGACGCTCGGAGGCCAAGGCGGCCCGCCGGGCGGCCCTCCTCCGGTCGGCGGCCGGACTCTTCGCCGAGCGCGGCTTCTCCGGGGTGTCGATGGAGGACCTCGGCGCCGCGGTGGGCATGAGCGGACCCGCCGTCTACCGCCACTTCGTCAGCAAGCAGGCGGTGCTCGCCGCGCTCCTCGTCGGGGTGAGTCAGGACCTCCTGGACGGAGGGACGGCCGAGGTCGAACGGTCTCCGGATGCCGGGCAGGCGCTGCACGCGCTCGTGTCCTTCCACGTGGCCTTCGCCCTCGAACACCCGGACGTCATCCGCATCCAGGACCACGATCTCGACAGCCTCGCCCCCGACGACCGTCGCACCGTCCGCACCCTGCAACGCCGGTACGTCGAACGGTGGGTGGACGTGTTGCACGCCCTGCACCCGTCCACCTCCACAGCAGCCCTCCGGATCCGGGCCCTCGCGGGCTTCGGTCTCATCAACTCCACGCCGCACAGCGCCTCGCTCGGGCGGAACGACGCCGGGGCGGTCGACCGGGACGCGATCCGCTCGACCCTCGAGCGGATGGCCGTCGCGGCACTGAGCACCCCCTGA
- a CDS encoding dihydrolipoamide acetyltransferase family protein has translation MKRFSLPDLGEGLTESELVSWRVAVGDHVDLNQVIAEVETAKALVELPAPTAGVVTRLHVEPGTTVLVGEALVDFAPDGEGTSPEPGSEAPAVDRPSPAGDREPVLVGYGPRTSSGERPRRRARASADDPVVVSAPRPATRPRATPPVRRLARDLGVDLGSLVGTGVGGRVLREEVELAAGASSGSSPVVPTRVTMSDDGSVRRPITGVRRRTAEAMVSSAFTAPHVTEFLTVDVTPTMTLLDALAHSPRTGDHRVNILTVLAKAVCIAVRRTPAVNASWDEAAGEIVEYAHVGLGIAAATPRGLLVPNIARADELSLFDLADAVSSLVRTAREGRTTPAELRGGTITISNVGVFGVDAGTPILNPGEAAIIALGAVRRLPWEFEGQVALRQVVTLSLSFDHRLIDGEQGSRFLVDLGTMLADPAMVLTMV, from the coding sequence ATGAAGCGCTTCTCCCTGCCCGACCTCGGCGAAGGACTCACCGAGAGCGAACTCGTCTCCTGGCGCGTGGCCGTCGGCGACCACGTCGACCTCAACCAGGTGATCGCCGAGGTCGAGACCGCGAAGGCGCTCGTGGAACTGCCGGCACCGACCGCAGGCGTGGTCACCCGTCTCCATGTCGAACCGGGGACGACCGTGCTCGTCGGCGAGGCGCTCGTCGACTTCGCTCCGGACGGGGAAGGCACCTCGCCGGAACCCGGGTCCGAAGCGCCGGCGGTCGACCGTCCGTCCCCGGCCGGGGATCGCGAGCCCGTCCTCGTCGGCTACGGCCCGCGGACGTCGAGCGGGGAGCGGCCGCGGCGGCGCGCCAGGGCGTCGGCCGACGACCCGGTCGTCGTCTCCGCTCCCCGTCCGGCGACGCGTCCGCGGGCGACACCGCCGGTCCGTCGGCTCGCCCGCGATCTCGGAGTCGACCTCGGCAGCCTCGTCGGCACCGGCGTCGGAGGCCGGGTCCTCAGGGAGGAGGTGGAGCTGGCGGCGGGCGCTTCGTCGGGGTCGTCCCCGGTCGTACCGACTCGCGTCACGATGTCGGATGACGGCTCCGTCCGGCGACCGATCACCGGGGTGCGACGACGAACCGCGGAGGCCATGGTGAGCAGCGCGTTCACGGCACCGCACGTGACGGAGTTCCTGACCGTCGACGTGACGCCGACGATGACGTTGCTGGACGCGCTCGCCCACTCGCCCCGCACCGGCGACCACCGGGTCAACATCCTCACGGTCCTCGCCAAGGCGGTGTGCATCGCCGTCAGACGCACGCCGGCGGTCAACGCCAGCTGGGACGAGGCGGCGGGCGAGATCGTCGAGTACGCGCATGTTGGACTCGGGATCGCCGCGGCCACCCCGAGAGGACTCCTCGTGCCCAACATCGCGCGCGCGGACGAGCTCAGCCTGTTCGACCTCGCCGATGCCGTGTCGAGCCTCGTCCGGACGGCGCGGGAGGGCCGGACCACCCCGGCCGAGTTGCGTGGTGGGACGATCACGATCTCCAACGTCGGTGTCTTCGGTGTCGACGCGGGGACGCCCATCCTGAACCCGGGGGAGGCGGCGATCATCGCCCTCGGTGCGGTCCGTCGTCTCCCGTGGGAGTTCGAGGGGCAGGTCGCGTTGCGGCAGGTCGTGACGCTGTCGCTGTCGTTCGACCACCGGCTCATCGACGGGGAGCAGGGGTCGCGGTTCCTCGTCGACCTCGGGACGATGCTCGCCGATCCCGCCATGGTGCTGACGATGGTGTGA
- a CDS encoding polyribonucleotide nucleotidyltransferase: MEGPEIKFAEAVLDNGKFGKRTVRFEAGRLAQQAQGAIAAYLDEETMLLSATSAGKHPKDNFDFFPLTVDVEERSYAAGKIPGSFFRREGRPSTEAILVCRLIDRPLRPSFVTGLRNEVQIVITVLSIAPGEFYDALAINAASMSTQISGLPFSGPIGAVRLALIPGQAGEADQWVAFPKVDQLEEAVFDIIVAGRIVTDANGNEDVAIMMVEAEATENSWNLIKGGATKPDEAVVAAGLEASKPFLKQLVKAQSELAAQAAKEIAAYPVFLPYTQESYDAVAGLAHDELVNVYQIADKIERQNADDALKDRVKATIAERVEAGSLDAEVLAQFSAAYKSVSKVVMRGRVLREGIRIDGRGLTDIRPLDAEVQVIPRVHGSAIFQRGETQILGVTTLNMLKMEQQIDSLSPVTKKRYLHHYNFPPYSTGETGRVGSPKRREIGHGFLAERALVPVLPSREEFPYAIRQVSEALGSNGSTSMGSVCASTLSLLNAGVPLRAPVAGIAMGLISDVVDGETRYAALTDILGAEDALGDMDFKVAGTSEFVTAIQLDTKLDGIPTSVLTGALQQAKDARTTILSVLNAAIDAPDEMAPTAPRVISVQIPVDKIGELIGPKGKTINSIQDETGADISIEEDGTVYIGAVDGPSAEAARAQVNAIANPTNPEVGEQFLGTVVKIAAFGAFVSLLPGKDGLLHISEVRKLAGGKRVENVEDVLGVGQKILVEITKIDDRGKLSLAPVVADEADTHGSDAASEGPEAPAEG, encoded by the coding sequence TCACGGTGGACGTCGAGGAGCGCTCCTACGCCGCCGGCAAGATCCCCGGTTCGTTCTTCCGTCGTGAGGGCCGCCCCTCGACCGAGGCGATCCTCGTCTGCCGCCTCATCGACCGACCGCTGCGCCCGTCGTTCGTGACCGGCCTCCGCAACGAGGTCCAGATCGTCATCACCGTCCTCTCGATCGCTCCGGGTGAGTTCTACGACGCCCTGGCCATCAACGCCGCGTCGATGTCCACCCAGATCTCGGGCCTGCCGTTCTCCGGCCCGATCGGTGCCGTCCGTCTCGCTCTCATCCCCGGCCAGGCCGGCGAGGCCGACCAGTGGGTCGCGTTCCCGAAGGTCGACCAGCTCGAGGAGGCCGTCTTCGACATCATCGTCGCCGGTCGTATCGTGACGGACGCCAACGGCAACGAAGACGTCGCGATCATGATGGTCGAGGCCGAGGCCACCGAGAACAGCTGGAACCTCATCAAGGGCGGCGCCACGAAGCCCGACGAGGCGGTCGTCGCGGCCGGTCTCGAGGCCTCCAAGCCGTTCCTCAAGCAGCTCGTGAAGGCGCAGAGCGAACTCGCCGCCCAGGCGGCCAAGGAGATCGCGGCCTACCCCGTGTTCCTCCCGTACACGCAGGAGAGCTACGACGCCGTCGCCGGTCTCGCTCACGACGAGCTCGTGAACGTCTACCAGATCGCCGACAAGATCGAGCGCCAGAACGCCGACGACGCCCTCAAGGATCGCGTCAAGGCGACCATCGCCGAGCGCGTCGAGGCCGGTTCGCTCGACGCCGAGGTGCTCGCGCAGTTCTCCGCCGCGTACAAGTCCGTCTCGAAGGTCGTCATGCGTGGCCGTGTGCTCCGCGAGGGCATCCGTATCGATGGCCGTGGCCTGACCGACATCCGTCCGCTCGACGCCGAGGTGCAGGTCATCCCGCGCGTCCACGGTTCCGCGATCTTCCAGCGCGGCGAGACCCAGATCCTGGGTGTCACCACGCTGAACATGCTGAAGATGGAGCAGCAGATCGACTCGCTGTCCCCGGTCACGAAGAAGCGCTACCTGCACCACTACAACTTCCCGCCCTACTCGACCGGTGAGACCGGCCGGGTCGGTTCGCCGAAGCGTCGCGAGATCGGGCACGGCTTCCTCGCCGAGCGCGCCCTCGTGCCGGTGCTGCCGAGCCGCGAGGAGTTCCCCTACGCGATCCGTCAGGTGTCCGAGGCCCTCGGGTCCAACGGTTCCACCTCGATGGGTTCCGTCTGCGCCTCGACCCTGTCGCTGCTGAACGCCGGTGTGCCGCTGCGCGCACCCGTCGCCGGTATCGCCATGGGCCTCATCTCCGACGTCGTCGACGGCGAGACCCGCTACGCGGCCCTCACCGACATCCTCGGCGCCGAAGACGCCCTGGGCGACATGGACTTCAAGGTCGCAGGTACCTCCGAGTTCGTCACGGCCATCCAGCTCGACACGAAGCTCGACGGCATCCCGACCTCGGTCCTGACCGGTGCGCTCCAGCAGGCCAAGGACGCCCGCACCACGATCCTCTCCGTGCTGAACGCGGCGATCGACGCTCCCGACGAGATGGCGCCGACCGCGCCTCGCGTCATCAGCGTCCAGATCCCCGTCGACAAGATCGGTGAGCTGATCGGCCCGAAGGGCAAGACGATCAACTCCATCCAGGACGAGACCGGCGCCGACATCTCCATCGAGGAGGACGGCACCGTGTACATCGGTGCTGTCGACGGTCCGTCGGCCGAGGCCGCTCGCGCCCAGGTCAACGCGATCGCCAACCCGACCAACCCGGAGGTCGGCGAACAATTCCTCGGAACCGTCGTCAAGATCGCCGCGTTCGGCGCGTTCGTCTCGCTGCTCCCGGGCAAGGACGGCCTGCTGCACATCTCCGAGGTCCGCAAGCTCGCCGGTGGCAAGCGTGTGGAGAACGTCGAAGACGTGCTCGGCGTCGGCCAGAAGATCCTCGTGGAGATCACGAAGATCGACGACCGCGGCAAGCTGTCGCTCGCTCCGGTCGTCGCCGACGAGGCCGACACGCACGGCAGCGACGCTGCCAGCGAAGGCCCTGAGGCTCCCGCCGAAGGCTGA
- a CDS encoding TetR/AcrR family transcriptional regulator, producing MSVPAPARSTYRHGDLRQALLEAGVEMARQGGPDAVVLREATRRAGVSPNAAYRHFADRDALVQAVSDTAQGLAADRMATALEAVEPTGSAPADARLRLRAVGTGYLRFAREEPGLFRAAFSVPHDLNEAMSVGKRGASGQTPFQTLAGVLDELAETGVLPPARRPGAELLAWSSVHGLGMLIIDGPLRGLDEATVEFATEHLLDLVDRGI from the coding sequence ATGAGCGTTCCCGCACCGGCACGAAGCACCTACCGGCACGGCGATCTCCGCCAGGCGTTGCTCGAGGCCGGCGTCGAGATGGCCAGACAGGGCGGACCCGACGCCGTCGTGCTGCGGGAGGCGACCCGACGCGCCGGCGTCTCACCGAACGCCGCCTACCGCCACTTCGCCGACCGCGACGCACTCGTCCAGGCCGTCTCCGACACCGCGCAGGGACTCGCCGCCGACCGCATGGCCACCGCCCTCGAGGCCGTGGAACCGACGGGTTCCGCCCCCGCGGACGCGCGACTGCGACTGCGCGCGGTCGGCACCGGCTACCTGCGGTTCGCGCGCGAGGAGCCAGGCCTCTTCCGGGCGGCCTTCTCAGTGCCGCACGACTTGAACGAGGCGATGAGCGTCGGCAAACGGGGCGCCTCCGGCCAGACCCCCTTCCAGACCCTGGCCGGCGTGCTCGACGAGCTCGCCGAGACGGGGGTGCTCCCGCCCGCACGACGACCAGGCGCCGAACTCCTCGCCTGGTCGTCGGTGCACGGACTCGGCATGCTCATCATCGACGGCCCGCTCAGAGGCCTCGACGAGGCGACCGTCGAGTTCGCGACGGAACACCTGCTGGACCTCGTCGACCGCGGCATCTGA
- a CDS encoding carboxyl transferase domain-containing protein, protein MSKLTSSADPTAARFRDQEAAQRALSRTLTERLXATAIGGPASSRARHVARGKLLPRERVDRLLDEGSPFLEIAPLAADGMYDGASPGAGVIAGIGLVHGRHVLVVSNDATAKGGSYFPMTVKKHLRAQEIAAANRLPCLYLVDSGGANLPRQDEVFPDRDHFGRIFFNQARMSAAGIPQLAAVLGSCTAGGAYVPAMSDENVIVRGQGTIFLGGPPLVKAAIGEVVTPEELGGGALHARVSGVTDHLADDDAHALDILREAVATLPPPHERAWVVRPSVPPAVPESELYGVVPVELQTAYDVREVIARLVDGSEFSEFKREYGDTLVTGFAHLHGHPVAIVANNGVLFSESALKGAHFIELADQRGIPLLFLQNLSGFMVGSDAEAGGIAKHGAKMVTAVATTRVPKLTVVIGGSFGAGNYSMCGRAYDPRFLWMWPGSRISVMGGPQAASVLATVKRDQLEARGEEWTTEAEEAFRAPILADFEEQGNPYYSTARLWDDGIIDPTQTRTVLGLALEVCSRAPLPDPGFGLFRM, encoded by the coding sequence GTGTCCAAGCTCACGAGCAGCGCGGATCCCACCGCAGCACGATTCCGGGATCAGGAGGCCGCGCAACGCGCGCTGTCCCGGACGCTCACGGAGCGGCTCSCCGCGACCGCGATCGGCGGTCCCGCCTCGTCGCGGGCCCGCCACGTCGCCCGCGGGAAGCTGCTGCCCAGGGAGCGTGTGGACCGTCTGCTCGACGAGGGCAGCCCCTTCCTGGAGATCGCGCCGCTCGCGGCCGACGGGATGTACGACGGGGCCAGTCCCGGCGCAGGCGTCATCGCCGGGATCGGACTCGTCCACGGCCGGCACGTGCTCGTCGTCTCGAACGACGCGACCGCGAAGGGCGGCTCCTACTTCCCGATGACGGTCAAGAAGCACCTGCGGGCGCAGGAGATCGCCGCCGCCAACCGGCTTCCCTGCCTCTACCTCGTCGACTCCGGCGGCGCGAACCTGCCGAGGCAGGACGAGGTGTTCCCCGATCGCGACCACTTCGGACGCATCTTCTTCAACCAGGCGCGGATGTCGGCGGCCGGTATCCCGCAGCTCGCCGCCGTGCTCGGCTCCTGTACCGCCGGCGGTGCGTACGTGCCGGCGATGAGCGACGAGAACGTCATCGTCCGCGGACAGGGCACGATCTTCCTCGGAGGCCCGCCGCTCGTGAAGGCGGCGATCGGCGAAGTGGTGACCCCGGAGGAACTCGGCGGGGGAGCACTCCACGCGCGGGTCTCGGGGGTCACCGACCATCTCGCTGACGACGACGCCCACGCGCTCGACATCCTCCGGGAGGCGGTGGCGACCCTCCCGCCACCGCACGAGCGAGCCTGGGTGGTCCGTCCGAGCGTCCCGCCCGCCGTGCCCGAGTCGGAGTTGTACGGCGTCGTCCCGGTGGAACTGCAGACCGCCTACGACGTCCGCGAAGTGATCGCACGCCTGGTCGACGGCAGCGAGTTCTCCGAGTTCAAGCGTGAGTACGGCGACACCCTCGTCACCGGGTTCGCGCACCTGCACGGCCACCCCGTCGCCATCGTCGCCAACAACGGGGTGCTCTTCAGTGAGTCCGCGCTGAAGGGTGCGCACTTCATCGAACTGGCGGACCAACGGGGCATCCCGCTGCTGTTCCTGCAGAACCTCTCCGGGTTCATGGTGGGCAGCGACGCCGAGGCGGGCGGGATCGCGAAACACGGCGCGAAGATGGTGACCGCTGTCGCGACCACCCGGGTGCCGAAGCTCACGGTCGTGATCGGCGGTTCCTTCGGCGCCGGGAACTACTCCATGTGCGGTCGCGCCTACGACCCGCGCTTCCTCTGGATGTGGCCGGGGTCACGGATCTCGGTCATGGGCGGACCGCAGGCGGCGAGCGTCCTCGCGACCGTCAAGCGCGATCAGCTGGAGGCCAGGGGCGAGGAGTGGACGACCGAGGCCGAGGAGGCGTTCCGGGCGCCGATCCTCGCCGACTT